The Maridesulfovibrio zosterae DSM 11974 genome contains a region encoding:
- a CDS encoding DMT family transporter, which yields MQQHNQKLAYIYGLSAVLIWSTVASAFKIALSYMEPLHLLFYAVLFSTLSLFVILAVQKKISLITQMSPKELFKNSMLGLLNPFFYYIVLFKAYALLPAQEAQAINYTWAITLSLLSIPLLKQKMTARELLAILTSYLGVVVISTHGDLLHIEFSSGYGVFLALLSTIIWALYWILNTKSDTDPLIGLFLNFCLGIPLVTIAMLIFSGPPPIELTAILSAAYVGLFEMGITFALWLKALKLTEKASRVSNLIFLSPFLSLILIHFILGEKILPSTLAGLIFIIAGNIIQQIRKKV from the coding sequence ATGCAGCAGCATAACCAAAAGCTAGCGTACATTTATGGTCTATCTGCAGTTCTGATCTGGTCAACAGTTGCATCAGCATTCAAGATTGCCCTCTCCTACATGGAACCACTGCATTTACTGTTTTACGCTGTTCTTTTCTCAACTTTATCCTTATTCGTCATTCTAGCCGTACAAAAAAAAATCAGCTTAATAACTCAGATGAGCCCAAAAGAGCTTTTTAAAAACAGCATGCTAGGATTACTTAATCCATTTTTCTACTATATAGTATTATTTAAAGCCTACGCTCTTCTCCCTGCACAGGAAGCACAGGCCATTAACTACACGTGGGCCATTACGTTATCTCTGCTGTCAATCCCTTTGCTGAAACAAAAAATGACCGCCCGGGAACTGCTGGCTATTTTAACCAGCTATCTTGGAGTTGTTGTAATATCCACACATGGCGATCTACTTCATATAGAGTTCAGCAGCGGATACGGTGTTTTTTTAGCTTTATTGAGCACCATAATCTGGGCGTTATACTGGATCTTAAATACAAAAAGCGACACAGATCCACTCATCGGACTTTTCCTAAATTTCTGTCTGGGAATACCATTAGTTACAATTGCCATGCTAATATTCTCAGGACCTCCTCCAATAGAGTTAACTGCCATCCTGTCCGCGGCCTATGTCGGATTATTTGAAATGGGCATAACCTTTGCGCTTTGGCTTAAGGCACTAAAACTCACAGAAAAAGCTTCACGTGTCAGCAATCTGATATTCCTGTCACCGTTTCTTTCTTTAATCCTGATCCACTTCATCCTTGGTGAAAAAATACTTCCATCCACGCTAGCAGGACTGATCTTCATTATTGCCGGAAATATTATTCAACAGATTAGAAAAAAGGTATAA
- the coaD gene encoding pantetheine-phosphate adenylyltransferase → MAEVKPVTAVFPGTFDPFTRGHFSLVMRGIKTFNKVIVAVAGSTSKNCKFSLEERVDMAKRIFEHHPQVEVESFSGLLVHYVEKSPANVIMRGLRAVSDFEYEFQMALMNRRLDNEIQTVFLMTDYKWMYLSSTIIKDVAVNGGDIKGLVPRQIYDEVIERLTSSGK, encoded by the coding sequence ATGGCAGAAGTAAAGCCGGTTACAGCAGTTTTTCCAGGAACTTTTGACCCGTTTACCCGTGGTCATTTTTCGTTAGTCATGCGTGGCATCAAGACTTTTAATAAAGTAATTGTTGCTGTTGCAGGAAGTACTTCCAAGAATTGTAAATTTTCTCTGGAAGAGCGTGTTGATATGGCTAAACGTATTTTTGAGCATCATCCACAGGTTGAAGTAGAGTCTTTTAGTGGGCTTTTGGTCCACTATGTTGAGAAGAGTCCTGCCAATGTTATCATGCGTGGTTTACGGGCGGTTTCTGATTTTGAATACGAATTCCAGATGGCTTTGATGAATAGGCGTCTTGATAACGAAATACAGACAGTCTTTTTGATGACAGATTACAAATGGATGTATTTAAGCTCAACCATTATTAAAGATGTTGCTGTTAATGGTGGAGATATTAAGGGGCTGGTTCCGCGTCAGATCTATGACGAAGTGATTGAAAGGCTTACTTCTTCTGGAAAATAG
- the rsmD gene encoding 16S rRNA (guanine(966)-N(2))-methyltransferase RsmD — MRLISGKFGGRVIKTASGPGYRPATSKVRQAIFSMLESRGVDWDGLRVADMFAGSGSLAIEAISRGADYALFVEKNGRAASLIGDNLKELGVSSKEYKVFKADLFNVLSKTPDKPFDLIFIDPPYGYDLLPRALDEVLEKGWLSEDGFVLAEVEDKVVPPVSEHVDSLDLLVNKLYGQTRILLWQK, encoded by the coding sequence ATGAGACTAATAAGCGGGAAATTCGGCGGCAGAGTTATAAAAACCGCCAGTGGTCCCGGATACCGTCCGGCTACATCTAAAGTACGACAGGCTATCTTTTCAATGTTGGAATCACGCGGTGTTGATTGGGATGGACTGCGTGTGGCGGACATGTTTGCCGGAAGTGGGTCCTTAGCAATTGAGGCTATCAGTAGAGGGGCGGACTATGCTCTTTTCGTAGAGAAAAATGGACGTGCCGCTTCACTAATTGGTGATAATTTAAAAGAACTTGGAGTTTCATCTAAGGAATATAAGGTGTTTAAAGCAGATTTATTTAATGTTCTGTCTAAAACCCCTGATAAACCATTTGATCTGATTTTTATTGACCCTCCGTATGGATATGATTTGTTGCCCCGGGCTCTTGATGAGGTTCTTGAAAAGGGGTGGCTTTCTGAAGACGGATTTGTATTGGCAGAAGTCGAAGACAAGGTCGTACCACCTGTTTCAGAGCATGTGGACAGTCTCGATTTACTGGTGAACAAACTTTATGGTCAAACAAGGATATTATTATGGCAGAAGTAA
- a CDS encoding MBL fold metallo-hydrolase RNA specificity domain-containing protein, producing MKITFMGAAKTVTGSCYIIETDKVRFAVDCGLHQGNAEIEKRNRAISDYRPKELDFILITHAHIDHTGLLPAAVRHGFSGPIYMTQPTRDLLDIMLLDSAFIQEMETEWANRKRLRKGLAPINPIYEQEDAAATVPMMRTVQYGATFEPAEGITVSFRDAGHILGSAFIELWVKEGGETTKVVFSGDLGHKDQLIVRNPSIIEKADYLLMESTYGDRNHKDASNSLAELAEAIKWSYSQGGKVVIPAFAVERSQQLIYSLRLLYEDGRLPKDMPVYLDSPLAIRATEVFRNHPEFFDLEAKEMLHNGDDPLSLPSLKFTLDTESSQAINNTDGPAVIISASGMANAGRIKHHLRHNIWKKNASIVFVGYQGVGSPGRRIVNGADNITIFGEKLKVEAKIFTINGFSGHAGQDEMIEWLKNFDSPAMKVILTHGEPKGQKVLSALIKQKLGYKVHIADYREELMLVPGGEIQPVTQRKIVQQKVDWDYLLKDSEHLFVEFRDRLDKVKEQSFINQTELRDKLLDINRQVIELISEL from the coding sequence ATGAAAATTACTTTTATGGGTGCGGCTAAAACTGTTACAGGTTCATGCTATATTATTGAAACTGACAAAGTCAGGTTTGCAGTAGACTGTGGATTGCATCAGGGTAATGCTGAAATTGAAAAACGTAACCGCGCAATAAGTGATTACCGGCCCAAGGAATTAGATTTTATCTTGATCACTCATGCTCATATTGATCATACAGGGCTGCTGCCAGCAGCAGTTAGACATGGGTTCAGTGGCCCCATTTACATGACTCAACCAACCCGTGATTTGCTTGATATTATGCTTCTTGATAGTGCTTTTATTCAGGAAATGGAGACAGAGTGGGCTAACAGGAAGCGTCTTCGTAAGGGACTTGCGCCAATTAATCCTATTTATGAGCAGGAGGACGCTGCGGCAACGGTACCTATGATGCGCACTGTGCAGTATGGAGCAACATTCGAACCAGCTGAAGGAATTACAGTTAGTTTTCGTGATGCCGGGCATATTTTAGGGTCTGCATTTATTGAACTCTGGGTTAAAGAAGGCGGAGAAACCACTAAGGTTGTGTTTTCTGGAGATCTTGGACATAAAGATCAGCTTATTGTGCGCAATCCAAGTATTATTGAGAAGGCTGACTACCTGTTGATGGAGTCAACATACGGGGACCGTAATCATAAGGATGCCAGCAACAGTCTTGCTGAACTTGCAGAGGCTATTAAATGGAGCTATTCGCAGGGCGGAAAAGTAGTTATTCCAGCTTTTGCTGTCGAGCGTTCTCAGCAGCTAATCTATTCTTTGCGTTTGCTTTATGAAGATGGTCGGTTGCCTAAAGATATGCCGGTCTATCTGGACAGTCCTCTTGCCATTAGAGCTACTGAGGTTTTCAGAAATCATCCCGAATTCTTTGATTTGGAAGCCAAAGAGATGCTTCATAATGGAGATGATCCTCTTTCGTTACCCAGTTTAAAATTTACCCTTGATACAGAGTCTTCACAGGCAATCAATAATACTGATGGCCCGGCGGTTATTATTTCTGCAAGCGGTATGGCTAACGCCGGCCGAATTAAGCATCATCTGCGCCATAATATATGGAAAAAGAATGCCAGTATAGTTTTTGTGGGATATCAGGGGGTTGGCTCTCCTGGACGCAGAATTGTTAATGGTGCTGACAATATTACAATTTTTGGTGAAAAACTTAAAGTTGAAGCTAAAATTTTCACCATTAATGGCTTTTCAGGGCATGCCGGACAAGATGAAATGATTGAGTGGTTAAAAAACTTTGACAGTCCGGCCATGAAAGTCATATTGACCCACGGCGAGCCTAAAGGACAAAAAGTCCTTTCAGCACTAATTAAACAGAAACTTGGATATAAGGTTCATATTGCAGACTATCGTGAAGAGCTTATGCTTGTTCCCGGCGGTGAGATACAGCCGGTAACACAAAGGAAAATTGTTCAGCAGAAGGTTGACTGGGATTATCTCCTTAAGGATTCAGAACACTTGTTCGTGGAATTCAGAGATCGGCTTGATAAAGTTAAAGAACAGTCTTTCATTAACCAGACCGAACTGCGTGATAAGCTGCTTGATATCAATAGACAGGTTATAGAATTAATTTCGGAATTATAA
- a CDS encoding ABC transporter ATP-binding protein, producing the protein MISIEHLKVQLPGFALEDISLHIAEGDFFTLLGPTGSGKSVLLETMAGLVPVTSGKIKVAGTDITGFAPEKRGLSIVYQDYALFPHLTVMSNIVFGARYKSINAADAKSKAYELSEMLNISHLLERTPRHLSGGERQRTAIARALLVDPAVLLLDEPLSALDPSFRQEVQDLLKSIHKETGITFVMVTHDFDEALYLANNGAIIKNGTLIRKGAIRDIFNSPGSKFVADFVGMTNIYACKPESGCVKLSDLTLNCVESADGACSLAFRPEEVLVGREVNNVQDNAFKTIVKSITIGGFHARVTLEYADFEINALVPRKMIRNGELDPGMKVATAIPSQSIHLF; encoded by the coding sequence ATGATTTCAATAGAACATTTAAAAGTTCAACTGCCTGGATTCGCTCTTGAAGATATTAGTCTGCATATTGCCGAAGGAGATTTTTTTACTCTCTTGGGTCCAACGGGGTCCGGTAAATCTGTGCTGCTGGAGACAATGGCTGGATTAGTTCCTGTTACGTCAGGTAAAATTAAAGTAGCTGGTACTGATATCACTGGATTTGCTCCAGAAAAACGTGGTCTGTCGATTGTTTATCAGGACTATGCTTTGTTTCCTCATTTAACTGTTATGAGTAATATTGTTTTTGGTGCCAGATATAAGAGTATTAACGCGGCTGATGCAAAATCTAAAGCGTATGAATTATCTGAAATGCTCAATATTTCACATCTACTGGAGCGCACCCCTAGACATTTATCTGGAGGGGAGCGGCAAAGAACTGCAATTGCGCGAGCATTACTTGTTGATCCAGCTGTTCTCTTACTAGATGAGCCTCTTTCAGCTCTTGATCCTTCCTTTCGTCAAGAGGTACAGGATTTACTTAAATCTATTCATAAAGAAACAGGAATTACTTTTGTTATGGTAACCCATGATTTTGATGAGGCTCTTTACCTTGCAAATAACGGGGCTATAATCAAAAACGGTACTCTCATCCGTAAAGGGGCCATAAGAGATATTTTTAATTCACCGGGCTCAAAGTTTGTGGCTGATTTTGTTGGAATGACAAATATTTATGCCTGTAAGCCTGAAAGTGGGTGCGTTAAACTGAGTGATCTAACTTTAAATTGTGTAGAATCAGCGGATGGGGCATGTTCTTTAGCTTTCAGGCCTGAAGAAGTTCTTGTTGGGCGTGAAGTCAATAATGTTCAGGATAATGCTTTTAAAACGATAGTTAAAAGCATTACTATCGGTGGATTTCATGCACGTGTAACTCTTGAATATGCTGACTTTGAAATCAATGCTCTTGTCCCTCGTAAAATGATCAGAAATGGTGAACTGGATCCAGGCATGAAAGTTGCCACCGCAATTCCCTCTCAAAGTATTCATTTGTTTTAA